Genomic DNA from Equus asinus isolate D_3611 breed Donkey chromosome 10, EquAss-T2T_v2, whole genome shotgun sequence:
CACGTTTAAGAGTTTCCCTCTGAGATATGCTGGTGCTCTggagtatgagagagagagattgtgaAGATAGTACCTACCTTCCAAAGTCCCTGGAAAGGTTTATAGTCCATCTTTAGATGTGCATTTAAGTAGAATCCTCCTCCCATGCTACAGCTATGATGATAAGCTTATAGTCCACTTTCATGGAAAGACTGAGCTCCTGGGTCTGTTGTCTTTTGCTGTGCTCTGAGGATGGtagctgtttaatttttttttcctccattggtTATAGTCCTATGGAACTCGCTAGTGTAAgcccactggccaccagagccaggcaatgTAGAGCTACCCCCTGGCAGCAGCTGTAAAAATTGAGGTGCTAGAAAAGGATATAAActcctttctgggagataccAGTGAGCTGTAGCAAGGCAGAGGTTAAGTGCAAAGATTGTATCCATTGGCTTTCATTCCCTGAGAGCACCTCTCTCTATAtgtgtgttcttcatatccaaaatttctggggttttctttatagtttcaatctctttgatgaagtattccttctgctcattaattttattcctgagctcattgaattgtctttctgagttttcttgtaactcattgagtttctttatgactgCTGTTTTGAATTCTATGTCATTTAGACTTTAAATTTCTGTGACATCAGGGTTGGTtcctggagacttgtcattttccttctgctttgaatTGTTTCTGAAGTGTTTCaaggtgtttgatgaactaatcatttgctggcacatttgtggtagtatcagatCTTAGATTCCACCTGTTACTGCTGGGGCAAACAGAATGTGTATTTATGATACCAttccatctgctggaagttgtgtgaGTATGGTGGACCCCCCACAGGGTGGGAAAGTGTTCACATGTATGttcagggctgctgccacctcttcATACAGTCACACCAAGTTGTGTTCCCTCTAGTGGGGCTGCAGTGGCATGATGGGTGCTCCCACAGTTCAGGGAAGTGTTCGCATGTACACACAGGGCTTCTGCTGCCTCTTCTTAAGTCATGTCGAGGTGCATTCCCTCTGGTGGGGCCACAATGGCAGGGTGTGCACTCTCATGTTCCAGGATAGCATTCTCCCACCATCTGGactgtccctgcctcctcttagAATACCGCCAGCTACTGTGAGAGGACCCACAGCCTGGCTTGCTGCTGTCAAGGAGGGATGGGTCCCCAGGAAATAGGAGATATCCCTATTTCCTGGGGACCCAGTCCATCTGCCTTTGGATGTATAGGTGAGGGTCTCTCAGCTGTCCTATTGTGCTGTGGAGGTATCCTCCTTTGGTCAgtgaatgtctgtttagttgtacTTTAGaggggaagagacaaaggaaacagtttactctgccatgttgctgatgtccccAACACTTTTTAACACAGTCACCTATTTTAtgattcattttataaaattgtattCATGGGGTACTACATACagattataaaatacatttatcaaAGTTGCTTCTTGATTACAAGTGTTGCAGTTCAAGAGGAACCAAACATTTAGAGGAGAAGGTAAAATCTGTTGTGTGCAACTGGTAGAAAAGGGTAACATATGCTGTCagaatttagaggaaaaagaGATAACTTTTTGATATCACAGGGAAGGGAGAGCATTTTGAGAAGGGTTCAGAAAGATGCTGACATATGATCAGGAAGTTAAATGGTGGGAAGGAATTCATATAGGTTGTATTGGAGGAAGTTTGgcttaaatggaagaaaaactgCGTAAGTAAATGCATGGAGGTGGAACAGCATGATGAACTCTCTGAAGTTTGTGGTTTGTTATAAGAAAAAAGTTTATTATAATGCAAAAAATCAGCCAGTTAAATTAGTGATGAACTTGTTGAGTACAAAATCCCATTATAAGCAGTCGAGATTTATTAGGTAATTTAGAAAGGACACTTCAAATGTTGCCATGGTGAGTGACTTGATCATAATTATGTTTTAAGATGATTGTGGTTTgaaggagaaggagacagaacaGTTAGAAGAAGGGGCATTGGAGACACAGAATTGAGTGAAATAATATGTTTGGAAAGGAAGGACATGTCTGAGAGATACTGATAGTTTAATATGGCTGGGCCAAATAactaattaaatataaaagaaaaaaaattaaaggtggCCTCCAGGTTATAAGCCTGGATGTTTGTGGTAATGGAGTGGTGATGGTAGAAATAATCAAATAGTAAGAGATGGGAATTGAGTTCAGTTTTGGCATGATGGATTGGAAGTGTTGGCAGGATATCTGATAAGGGAATTTAAGAAGCTGTTGGGAATACAGAAATCATCTCAGAGGAGGCCAGACAGATCAATATGTTGTTTTGAAAGCTTGAACCCATAAGATGAGGACCAGTTCCATTCATGCAGTCATATAGGATTCTGTGTTCAGAAAAGCCCAAGCTTGGTTAAATGATCTGATGTTGCTATCTTGAAATTATTACTGATTTTAAACAAAGGgccctatattttaatttttccatgcaAAATATATAGTTGGTCCAGCAGGAGCTATACAAGATTGACAAAGGAGATAATATAGACAGAGGAGAATAGGATCTGCATGAGACACCTGGGGCAATGGTTCCATTGACAAGTCAAACaccaaaatgaaaccaaaaaatcTGGAGACTCATGGTCCCAGGAAATTCCAAATAATAGGTTTTAAATTCTTGGGTGAATACTATAATTGTGTAGACATGAAGCAGTTTTTAAATAGTGGAATAAAATGGTCAGTACACAGTATTTATCAAATAATAAGTTTAAGACTTGAAAACCTTAAGATGTATTTTTTTACtgcattatttgtttattataaaaagatatgataaaggatatagATGAACATTCAGGTGGAAGGGATATGTaaggcaaggtatgtgggaaggggtatggagcttccatgccctctctgaatgaagccttctccccaaatctccatgtgttcattAACCTGGAAGCTCCACAAGATGTTTTAAATGCCATTTGTGTTGTCTAAGATgtagacagaagaatggataGGAGAAAAGCAAGTCTAAAATAAAAGGCTCATAACTGGGCATAAGATTTAACAGACggcctatgttttcttcccaCCACACATCAGCTGCCACAGATGAGGCTGAGATATGGCaaaaagaaatggcacagccactacagatttcattcttttaggCCTCTTCCCTGAGTTTCAATATGCCAGCTTCCTGGTCTACCTCATCCTTCTGGTCTACCTCATTGCGCTCATAGGGAACTCCATCCTCATCTTCCTGACCTGGATGAACTCCTACCTCCACACCCCTATGTACTTCTTGCTCAGCCAGCTCTCCCTCATTGACTTGTTCTACATCTCCAGCTCAGTTCCTAATATGGTCATCAACCATTTCTTAGGAAAGCACAGTATTTCTCGCATTGGCTGTGGTGTCCAGATGTTCTTCTGCCTGACTCTAGGTGGTGCCGAGTGTCTACTCCTAACTCTTATGTCTTATGACCGATTTGTGGCTGTTTGTAACCCCCTGCACTACGCAATCATCATGAACCCTAAGGTTTGCTTGCTAATGACCGTGGCATCATGGACTGGAGGTGCTctgaattcactcattcaaacCATCTACACCATGCATTTCCCTGTCTGTGGTCTGAAGGAGATAAATCACTTCTTCTGTGAGATGCCTGCCATCCTGAAGCTATCCTGTGCGGACACGTCAGATTATGAAATGGTAGTGTTTGTGGTAAGTATAGTATTTATTCTTATCCCCTTTACCCTCATAATGGCCTCCTACATTCACATCTTCCTCACTGTTCTCAGAATGAACTCTCCTGA
This window encodes:
- the LOC106840142 gene encoding olfactory receptor 2T27-like, yielding MAKRNGTATTDFILLGLFPEFQYASFLVYLILLVYLIALIGNSILIFLTWMNSYLHTPMYFLLSQLSLIDLFYISSSVPNMVINHFLGKHSISRIGCGVQMFFCLTLGGAECLLLTLMSYDRFVAVCNPLHYAIIMNPKVCLLMTVASWTGGALNSLIQTIYTMHFPVCGLKEINHFFCEMPAILKLSCADTSDYEMVVFVVSIVFILIPFTLIMASYIHIFLTVLRMNSPEGRNKALATCSAHLTVVSFYLGPGIVVYMTPGSSHTTTLDQGLSMFYTILTPTLNPLIYSLRNKEVVRALKKVLRKNLISK